A single region of the Leishmania donovani BPK282A1 complete genome, chromosome 19 genome encodes:
- a CDS encoding methionine aminopeptidase, putative: MPCEGCGVSEAGLQCPTCKKLSLPPSFFCTQDCFRAHWGTHKLKHTEMKNLPATIPTMTEVDERLFNFTGPLRPGKITPRRAVPKEIARPDYAERNDGVSESEEKDRGSHRVVAHNLKNLHEDYNNAELRRSSDILKIKRVNALSREVLDIACAAVKPGVTTDEIDRIVHEATIKRGMYPSPLNYYNFPKSVCTSVNEIICHGIPDNRPLEEGDIVNIDVSCYLDGFHGDLNETVFVGKPDEESVKIVHTAYACMMAGISVVKPDELYRYIGDAIEARAEKSGCSVVRSYTGHGIGKFFHTAPNVCHYKDNKSPGLIKPGHVFTIEPMINLGTWQDVTWPDNWTSATKDGKRTAQFEHTMVCTPEGVELLTDWKDGIPFYQKQLREWGIPIPAEDPSEIKI, encoded by the coding sequence ATGCCTTGCGAAGGCTGCGGCGTCAGTGAGGCCGGCCTGCAGTGCCCCACCTGCAAGAAACTGAGCTTGCCGCCGAGCTTCTTCTGCACGCAGGACTGCTTCCGGGCGCATTGGGGAACGCACAAGCTGAAGCACACCGAGATGAAGAACCTGCCCGCCACGATCCCCACAATGACGGAGGTGGACGAGCGGCTCTTCAACTTCACGGGGCCACTCCGTCCTGGAAAAATCACGCCACGCCGTGCTGTGCCAAAGGAGATAGCGCGGCCAGACTACGCGGAGCGAAACGACGGCGTTTCCGAGTCGGAGGAGAAGGATCGAGGCAGCCACCGCGTCGTTGCACACAACCTCAAGAATTTGCACGAAGACTACAACAACGCCGAGCTGCGCCGGAGCTCCGACATCCTCAAGATCAAACGTGTGAATGCGCTCTCGCGTGAAGTTCTGGACAtcgcctgcgcggcggtgaAGCCGGGCGTCACGACGGACGAAATTGACCGCATCGTCCACGAGGCGACGATCAAGCGCGGCATGTACCCATCGCCGCTGAATTACTACAACTTCCCCAAGTCCGTCTGCACCAGCGTGAACGAGATCATCTGCCACGGCATTCCAGACAACCGCCCACTCGAGGAGGGCGACATAGTAAACATAGACGTCTCTTGCTACCTCGACGGCTTCCACGGCGATTTGAACGAAACGGTGTTTGTCGGCAAGCCAGACGAGGAAAGCGTGAAGATTGTGCACACGGCGTACGCCTGCATGATGGCCGGCATCAGCGTTGTGAAACCGGATGAACTCTACCGCTACATCGGTGACGCCATCGAGGCGCGGGCGGAGAAGTCGGGCTGCAGTGTAGTGCGCAGCTACACCGGGCATGGTATCGGCAAGTTCTTTCACACGGCACCGAACGTGTGCCATTACAAGGACAACAAAAGCCCCGGACTCATCAAGCCCGGGCACGTCTTCACAATTGAGCCGATGATCAACCTGGGTACGTGGCAGGATGTAACCTGGCCTGATAACTGGACGAGTGCAACGAAGGATGGCAAGCGCACCGCGCAGTTTGAGCACACGATGGTGTGCACACCAGAAGGGGTAGAGCTTCTGACAGACTGGAAGGACGGCATACCCTTTTACCAGAAGCAGCTGAGGGAATGGGGCATTCCGATCCCCGCCGAAGACCCCAGCGAAATCAAAATCTGA